From one Neorhizobium galegae genomic stretch:
- the pcaD gene encoding 3-oxoadipate enol-lactonase, giving the protein MQFVHINDIVIHYDIQRAGDGKPVVVFINSLGTDSRIWHHELPKLAEDYTVLTYDKRGHGLSGLGNPPYSIADHAADLAGLLDHLQLSQVIICGLSVGGLIAQSLYATRPDLVKALIFSNTAHKIGTAESWAARIAAVEQNGIGSILDAIMERWFTAPFRKPDNAAYQAYCNMLVRQPTSGYSGTCAAIRDADFTEAAKKIAVPVLCIVGREDGSTPPELVKSFADLIPGARYEIIEGAAHIPCVEAPAAHAALIRGFIEQLED; this is encoded by the coding sequence ATGCAGTTTGTACACATCAACGACATTGTGATCCACTACGACATCCAGCGCGCGGGCGACGGAAAGCCGGTCGTCGTGTTCATCAATTCGCTCGGAACCGACAGCCGCATCTGGCATCACGAACTGCCCAAGCTTGCCGAGGATTATACGGTCCTGACCTACGACAAGCGTGGCCACGGGCTTTCCGGCCTTGGCAATCCGCCCTATTCGATCGCCGACCATGCGGCCGATCTTGCCGGCCTGCTCGACCACCTGCAGCTCAGCCAGGTCATCATCTGCGGTCTCTCGGTCGGCGGGTTGATCGCCCAAAGCCTGTATGCCACCCGGCCGGACCTCGTGAAGGCGCTGATCTTCTCCAACACGGCCCACAAGATCGGCACGGCCGAGTCCTGGGCGGCGCGCATTGCCGCCGTCGAACAGAACGGCATCGGCAGCATTCTCGACGCGATCATGGAGCGATGGTTCACCGCGCCGTTCCGAAAGCCGGACAACGCCGCCTACCAGGCCTATTGCAACATGCTGGTGCGCCAGCCGACCTCCGGTTACAGCGGCACCTGCGCCGCGATCCGCGATGCGGATTTCACCGAGGCTGCGAAAAAGATCGCGGTGCCGGTGCTCTGCATCGTCGGCCGTGAGGACGGCTCGACGCCACCCGAACTCGTCAAGTCGTTTGCCGACCTGATCCCCGGCGCGCGCTACGAAATCATCGAGGGTGCGGCGCATATCCCCTGCGTCGAGGCACCCGCCGCCCATGCCGCGCTGATCCGCGGCTTCATCGA